A section of the Saccharomyces paradoxus strain CBS432 chromosome XII sequence genome encodes:
- the KNS1 gene encoding serine/threonine protein kinase KNS1 (Protein kinase involved in negative regulation of PolIII transcription~similar to YLL019C), with product MSQNIQIGTRKRSRANMNNSTTTGPSENASSNKTFLDNFEETRTNKLLDEMFARQNSFLTDNLRNSLDLNQADNPLRPRQHQHQLFLDNENAIELDEEPRIINTTINNSNNHNSSRVDEDADDDIIFIKEQPIQFSSPLILPSSSSINNNNNTGTSNNAGCGVTATSNSTYITTPKKFKKQRTISLPQLPLSKLSYQSNYFSVPDQSNAIVPRVTQTENELLHLTGSCAKTLEGNKAVNLTIAHSTSPFYNPPAQVASMPQSNLKRQIGSSLRKFKSNSSSESASSNKSNFKTDKDGHYVYQENDIFGSGGRFVVKDLLGQGTFGKVLKCIDNKYEPNYVAVKVIRAVDRYREAAKTELRILQTILNNDPQGQFQCLLLRECFDYKNHICLVTDLYGRSIYDFMCSNGIARFPGSHIQAIARQLIRSVCFLHDLGIIHTDLKPENILICDETHIAQKLPLKTVQSLSKRRREASKGKRKILKNPEIKIIDFGSAIFHYEYHPPVISTRHYRAPEIVLGLGWSFPCDIWSIACVLVELVIGESLYPIHENLEHMAMMQRINGTPFPTDIIDKMFYKSKHKLGNSPSDLNSTVIKHFDRKTLSLQWPEKNKRGDTITTEKSMKRVLQSCDRLDIYISKVLKQDYGDSFSINWNLPPEKNWSLINSKLAWKRQIHSSSISTTDELDKETFLFWYWFIDLLRKMFEFDPTKRITAKDALDHEWFNLGILDDGIATYNNTQG from the coding sequence ATGTCAcagaatattcaaattggCACGAGAAAACGTTCAAGAGCAAATATGAATAATTCCACTACTACGGGCCCTTCTGAAAATGCAAGCTCTAATAAGACCTTTTTGGACAACTTCGAAGAAACGCGCACTAATAAGTTGCTGGACGAGATGTTTGCTCGGCAGAACTCGTTCCTAACAGACAATCTGAGGAACAGTCTAGACCTGAACCAAGCTGACAATCCGCTCCGTCCTCGGCAGCACCAACATCAGTTGTTCTTGGACAATGAAAATGCCATAGAGCTGGATGAGGAGCCGCGCATTATTAACACTACAATCAATAACAGTAATAATCATAATAGCAGTCGAGTGGATGAGGACGCTGACGAtgacattatttttatcaaagaGCAGCCAATACAGTTTTCGTCGCCTTTGATTTTGCCCAGTAGCAGCAGtattaacaataacaataatactGGTACTTCAAATAATGCAGGGTGCGGTGTCACAGCTACAAGCAATAGTACGTACATCACgacaccaaaaaaattcaaaaagcaaagaacCATCTCACTGCCCCAGTTGCCGCTATCGAAACTGAGCTACCAATCAAACTATTTTAGTGTTCCCGATCAAAGCAACGCTATCGTGCCAAGAGTAACGCAAACTGAAAATGAGCTGTTGCATCTGACGGGGTCCTGTGCAAAGACTTTGGAAGGCAACAAGGCGGTGAATCTCACAATTGCTCACAGCACTTCTCCATTTTACAACCCACCGGCACAAGTGGCTTCCATGCCTCAATCCAATCTTAAGAGGCAAATTGGCTCTTCACTACGGAAATTCAAATCAAACAGCTCTTCGGAAAGTGCATCGTCCAATAAatcaaatttcaaaactgaCAAGGACGGTCACTACGTTTACCAAGAAAACGACATTTTCGGCAGTGGAGGCCGCTTTGTTGTAAAGGACTTGCTGGGTCAGGGTACGTTTGGTAAAGTACTCAAATGCATTGATAATAAGTACGAACCTAATTATGTGGCTGTAAAAGTAATAAGGGCTGTGGATAGATATAGAGAAGCCGCCAAGACAGAACTAAGAATTCTACAGACCATCCTGAACAACGACCCTCAAGGTCAGTTCCAGTGCCTCCTACTAAGAGAGTGTTTCGATTACAAGAACCACATCTGTTTGGTGACAGATCTATACGGCCGGTCCATTTACGATTTCATGTGCTCCAACGGTATTGCCAGGTTTCCGGGCTCTCATATACAGGCCATTGCCAGGCAGTTGATCAGATCCGTTTGCTTCTTGCACGATTTGGGCATAATACACACGGATTTGAAACCGGAAAACATCCTCATTTGTGACGAAACCCATATTGCTCAAAAATTGCCTCTAAAGACCGTACAGTCACTAAGCAAGAGGCGTCGTGAAGCCAGTAAGGGGAAACGcaaaatcttgaaaaatccaGAAATTAAAATCATCGATTTTGGTAGCGCAATTTTCCATTACGAATATCATCCCCCTGTAATATCCACCCGTCATTATAGAGCCCCAGAAATTGTTCTTGGCTTGGGTTGGTCATTCCCCTGCGATATTTGGTCCATCGCGTGTGTCCTAGTAGAATTGGTCATTGGCGAGTCCCTTTACCCCATTcatgaaaatttggaacATATGGCTATGATGCAACGAATCAACGGAACCCCTTTCCCCACGGACATTATTGATAAGATGTTTTACAAATCCAAACATAAATTGGGCAACTCTCCCTCAGATCTAAATTCAACGGTGATAAAACATTTCGACAGGAAAACGCTAAGCTTACAATGgcctgaaaaaaataagcgCGGAGATACCATAACGACTGAAAAATCCATGAAAAGGGTATTGCAATCATGTGATCGCTTAGATATTTACATATCGAAGGTCTTGAAACAGGACTACGGCGATAGTTTTAGCATCAATTGGAATCTACCGCCTGAGAAAAACTGGTCCTTAATAAATTCGAAACTGGCATGGAAAAGACAAATACATTCCTCTTCTATCTCAACCACTGATGAACTCGATAAGGAAACCTTCTTGTTTTGGTACTGGTTCATCGATCTGCTCAGGAAAATGTTTGAATTCGACCCAACGAAAAGGATTACCGCAAAAGACGCTCTGGACCATGAATGGTTTAATCTGGGCATATTGGATGATGGTATTGCAACCTATAATAATACTCAAGGATAG
- the COX19 gene encoding Cox19p (Aspartyl-tRNA synthetase, primarily cytoplasmic~similar to YLL018C): MSGNPGSSLSALRPTPPERGSFPLDHDGECTKYMQEYLKCMQLVQNENAMNCRLLAKDYLRCRMDHQLMDYDEWAHLGLPEDAPSNSGKTSSGTSSGTSSGTSSGTSDNK, from the coding sequence ATGTCAGGAAACCCAGGAAGCTCGCTGAGTGCATTGAGACCTACTCCACCCGAGAGAGGTTCGTTCCCGCTAGACCACGATGGCGAGTGCACCAAGTACATGCAAGAATATCTCAAATGTATGCAACTTGtgcaaaatgaaaacgCAATGAACTGCAGGCTGCTTGCCAAGGACTACCTGCGGTGCAGGATGGACCACCAATTGATGGACTACGATGAATGGGCTCATTTAGGCCTTCCTGAGGACGCTCCTAGCAACAGTGGTAAAACTAGTAGTGGCACCAGTAGTGGCACCAGTAGTGGCACCAGTAGTGGCACCTCAGATAACAAGTAG
- the DPS1 gene encoding aspartate--tRNA ligase DPS1 (Aspartyl-tRNA synthetase, primarily cytoplasmic~similar to YLL018C) has product MSQDENIVKAVEESAEPAQVILGEDGKPLSKKALKKLQKEQEKQRKKEERALQLEAEREAREKKAAAEDTAKDNYGKLPLIQSRDSDRTGEKRAKFVDLDEAKDSDKEVLFRARIHNTRQQGATLAFLTLRQQASLIQGLVKANKEGTISKNMVKWAGSLNLESIVLVRGIVKKVDEPIKSATVQNLEIHITKIYTISETPEALPILLEDASRSEAEAEAAGLPVVNLDTRLDYRVIDLRTVTNQAIFRIQAGVCELFREYLATKKFTEVHTPKLLGAPSEGGSSVFEVTYFKGKAYLAQSPQFNKQQLIVADFERVFEIGPVFRAENSNTHRHMTEFTGLDMEMAFEEHYHEVLDTLSELFVFIFSELPKRFAHEIELVRKQYPVEEFKLPKDGKMVRLTYKEGIEMLRAAGKEIGDFEDLSTENEKFLGKLVRDKYDTDFYILDKFPLEIRPFYTMPDPANPKYSNSYDFFMRGEEILSGAQRIHDHALLQERMKVHGLSPEDPGLKDYCDGFSYGCPPHAGGGIGLERVVMFYLDLKNIRRASLFPRDPKRLRP; this is encoded by the coding sequence ATGTCTCAAGACGAAAATATTGTCAAAGCTGTTGAAGAATCTGCAGAACCTGCCCAAGTTATTCTTGGGGAAGATGGTAAGCCATTGTCCAAAAAggctttgaagaaattgcaGAAAGAGCAAGAGAAACAGAGAAAGAAGGAGGAAAGAGCCCTTCAGTTGGAAGCTGAAAGGGAAGCCCgtgaaaagaaagctgCTGCCGAAGACACCGCGAAGGACAATTATGGTAAGTTGCCATTGATTCAGTCTCGCGATTCCGACAGAACCGGTGAAAAGCGTGCCAAGTTTGTTGACTTGGATGAGGCTAAGGACAGCGACAAAGAAGTCTTGTTCAGGGCTAGAATCCACAACACTAGACAGCAAGGTGCAACATTGGCCTTTTTAACTTTGAGGCAACAAGCTTCTTTGATCCAAGGTCTGGTAAAGGCTAACAAGGAAGGTACTATCAGCAAAAACATGGTCAAATGGGCTGGTTCTTTAAATTTGGAGTCCATCGTCCTTGTCAGAGGTATTGTCAAGAAGGTAGATGAGCCAATCAAGTCTGCTACTGTGCAAAATCTGGAAATTCACATCACCAAAATTTACACCATTTCCGAGACTCCAGAAGCACTTCCAATCCTTTTAGAAGATGCCTCTCGTTCCGAAGCTGAAGCTGAAGCTGCTGGTTTGCCCGTGGTCAACTTGGACACGAGATTAGACTACCGTGTCATTGACCTGAGGACCGTCACCAACCAAGCTATTTTCAGAATTCAAGCTGGTGTTTGTGAGCTTTTTAGAGAATATTTAGCCACAAAGAAATTCACCGAAGTACACACACCAAAACTATTGGGTGCACCAAGTGAAGGTGGTTCCAGTGTGTTCGAGGTGACATACTTCAAAGGGAAGGCCTACCTAGCTCAATCTCCACAATTTAACAAGCAACAGTTGATCGTAGCCGACTTTGAAAGAGTTTTCGAAATTGGACCTGTGTTCAGAGCCGAAAACTCTAACACCCACCGTCACATGACCGAGTTCACCGGTTTGGACATGGAAATGGCATTCGAAGAACATTACCACGAAGTTTTGGACACATTGAGTGAGTTGTTTGTGTTTATTTTCAGTGAATTGCCCAAGAGATTTGCTCACGAAATTGAGTTGGTACGTAAGCAATATCCTGTGgaagaattcaaattgCCCAAGGATGGTAAGATGGTTCGTCTAACATACAAAGAAGGTATTGAAATGCTAAGAGCTGCCGGTAAGGAAATCGgtgattttgaagacttAAGTAccgaaaatgaaaagttcTTAGGTAAACTGGTTCGCGACAAATACGATACCGACTTTTACATCTTGGACAAGTTCCCCTTGGAGATCCGTCCCTTTTACACAATGCCTGACCCAGCTAACCCCAAATATTCTAACTCGTATGATTTCTTCATGAGAGGTGAAGAGATCCTGTCCGGTGCACAACGTATCCACGACCATGCCCTATTACAGGAAAGGATGAAAGTTCACGGTTTATCTCCTGAGGACCCAGGTCTAAAGGACTACTGTGACGGGTTCAGCTACGGATGTCCTCCACACGCTGGTGGTGGTATCGGTTTGGAAAGAGTTGTTATGTTCTACTTggacttgaaaaatatcagaAGAGCTTCATTGTTCCCAAGAGATCCAAAGAGATTGAGACCATGA